From Bacillus clarus, the proteins below share one genomic window:
- a CDS encoding alpha/beta hydrolase family protein, translated as MNVEIGKNDVMFAGYRRVEIFDEKLDITFPMFVMYPTSTPEKLENIGPYRLHVSKNAESQAGVFRLAIISHGTGGSPLVYRTIARHLARNGFVVGIPEHPFNNRNDNTLEGTIDNLTIRPKHISMAIDWFFNSEDFAKILKPDSVSVIGHSMGGYTALAASGGVPTSFPYESSDEKSHLINVTPDYRIKFLVLLAPASVWFKTKGALEDINIPVLMLVGEKDQFTPYFHAEIILKGITDNTKIQYRIVENAGHFSFLSPFPKEMTNESFLPSQDPHGFNREYFQHELNEEITEFLLQNI; from the coding sequence GTGAATGTAGAAATAGGAAAGAATGATGTAATGTTCGCTGGCTATCGAAGAGTGGAGATTTTTGATGAAAAATTAGATATAACATTTCCTATGTTTGTTATGTATCCAACAAGTACGCCTGAAAAATTGGAAAACATTGGACCTTATCGTTTGCATGTTTCGAAGAACGCTGAATCTCAAGCAGGTGTGTTTCGATTAGCCATAATATCTCATGGCACCGGTGGTTCACCATTAGTTTATCGAACGATTGCTCGTCACTTAGCTCGTAACGGATTTGTTGTAGGAATACCTGAGCATCCATTCAATAATCGAAACGATAATACATTGGAAGGTACAATCGATAATCTAACTATTAGGCCAAAACATATTTCTATGGCGATCGATTGGTTCTTTAATAGTGAGGATTTTGCAAAGATTTTAAAACCTGATTCTGTTTCAGTCATCGGACATTCTATGGGGGGATATACAGCACTAGCAGCATCAGGAGGAGTACCAACCTCGTTCCCTTATGAGTCTTCGGATGAGAAATCTCATCTTATCAATGTTACACCTGATTACAGAATAAAATTTTTAGTTCTTTTAGCACCAGCTTCAGTTTGGTTTAAAACAAAAGGTGCGTTGGAAGACATAAACATCCCCGTTTTAATGCTTGTTGGGGAGAAAGACCAATTTACACCTTATTTTCATGCAGAAATTATATTGAAAGGGATAACTGACAATACTAAAATTCAATATAGAATAGTTGAAAATGCAGGACATTTTTCGTTTCTTAGCCCATTTCCAAAAGAAATGACAAATGAGTCTTTTCTTCCGTCACAAGATCCACATGGATTTAATCGAGAATATTTCCAGCATGAAC